In Vallitalea okinawensis, the following proteins share a genomic window:
- a CDS encoding sensor histidine kinase encodes MTLVYIFIYFSSILVFSNILYTSLEIYFSEEKEVELKRYSNYISRDIEANGYLHNGSGELKDDLDNISDIYNIRVMVLDYQGSVIYDTQRVENNKLLVNEEIVKALSDKESIKYVQDVVNVFTPISNKTGAVDGVVIVSSSLKDIYAMITVIQDIIFNLLIIIGIIVAILYIYFTGVFVKPLHELLKAIKNISKGHLDEKVDIKKNDEFAELGKAFNQMTDRLYDIDQSRSEFVSNVSHELKTPLSSIKVLTESLLLQDNVPEELYKEFLNDINNEIDRQTAIINDLLTLVRLDEKEKVLNITKLNLNELVEKILKRLQPLAENRNIDLIFETNRQVEADIDEMKITLAISNLIENGIKYNRDRGKVIVTLDAGHDEAFITVTDTGIGIPEDHFDKLFQRFYRVDKTRDRATGGTGLGLSIAHRSILLHKGSISLDSEEGIGTRFYVTIPLRRQKV; translated from the coding sequence ATGACTTTAGTTTATATTTTCATTTATTTTAGTTCCATACTTGTATTTTCAAATATCCTTTATACCAGTTTAGAAATCTATTTTAGTGAAGAAAAAGAAGTAGAGTTGAAGCGGTATTCTAACTATATTTCTAGAGATATAGAAGCAAATGGGTATCTCCATAATGGTTCAGGAGAATTAAAAGATGATCTTGATAATATCAGTGATATTTATAACATCCGGGTTATGGTATTAGATTATCAAGGTTCTGTCATCTATGATACTCAACGGGTTGAGAATAATAAGCTGCTTGTTAATGAAGAAATTGTTAAAGCTCTTTCAGATAAAGAGAGTATTAAGTATGTTCAAGATGTAGTTAATGTCTTTACACCTATTTCAAACAAGACTGGGGCAGTTGATGGGGTTGTCATCGTATCCTCTTCATTGAAGGACATATATGCAATGATAACTGTTATTCAAGATATTATATTTAATCTATTAATTATTATTGGTATTATTGTGGCTATTTTATATATCTATTTTACTGGTGTATTTGTAAAACCTTTGCACGAACTGCTAAAAGCTATAAAGAATATTTCTAAAGGACATTTAGATGAAAAGGTGGACATTAAGAAAAATGATGAATTTGCTGAGTTAGGAAAAGCCTTCAATCAAATGACGGACAGGTTATACGATATTGATCAATCTCGATCTGAATTTGTTTCTAATGTTTCTCATGAGTTGAAGACTCCTTTAAGTTCTATTAAAGTCTTAACTGAATCTTTATTGTTACAAGATAATGTGCCAGAAGAGTTATATAAAGAGTTTTTAAATGACATCAATAACGAGATAGATAGACAAACTGCAATTATAAATGATTTACTGACCCTTGTACGTTTAGACGAAAAAGAAAAGGTACTTAACATAACCAAATTAAACTTAAATGAACTTGTTGAGAAAATACTTAAACGTTTACAACCTTTGGCCGAAAATAGAAACATTGATTTAATTTTCGAAACAAATCGTCAAGTTGAAGCTGATATTGACGAAATGAAAATAACACTCGCAATTTCTAACTTAATTGAAAATGGTATTAAGTACAATAGGGACAGAGGAAAAGTTATTGTAACCCTGGATGCAGGCCATGATGAAGCCTTTATAACTGTTACAGATACAGGTATTGGGATACCGGAAGATCATTTTGATAAACTCTTTCAGCGTTTTTATCGGGTTGATAAAACAAGAGATCGAGCTACAGGTGGAACAGGGCTAGGTTTATCAATAGCCCATCGATCTATACTTTTGCATAAGGGGAGCATTTCTTTAGACAGTGAAGAAGGTATAGGTACACGTTTTTATGTAACCATACCATTGCGACGTCAAAAGGTATAA
- a CDS encoding response regulator transcription factor, whose product MAKKVLVVDDEKLIVKGIKFSLEQDSMEVDVAYDGETALELVKENSYDLLVLDLMLPKIDGLNVCQQIREFSTLPIIMLTAKGEDMDKIMGLEYGADDYMTKPFNILELKARIKAVLRRTHAKETEKDNHGLQIGSLKLDFDSRRVFVEEKEINLTAKEFDLLELLAMNPGKVYSREKLLDVVWGYDYPGDVRTVDVHVRRLREKIEPNPSDPMYIYTKWGVGYYFKD is encoded by the coding sequence ATGGCAAAGAAAGTTTTAGTTGTAGATGATGAAAAGCTGATAGTAAAAGGAATTAAATTCAGCCTTGAACAAGATAGTATGGAAGTTGATGTAGCATATGATGGTGAAACAGCATTAGAATTAGTAAAAGAGAATAGCTATGATTTATTAGTTCTTGATCTAATGCTTCCAAAGATAGATGGTTTAAACGTTTGTCAGCAGATTAGAGAATTTTCAACCTTACCAATTATTATGCTTACTGCAAAAGGTGAGGATATGGATAAAATTATGGGTCTTGAATATGGTGCAGATGATTACATGACGAAGCCATTTAATATTTTAGAATTAAAGGCACGTATAAAGGCTGTATTAAGAAGAACTCATGCTAAAGAAACAGAAAAAGATAACCATGGATTACAAATAGGTAGCTTGAAACTAGATTTTGATAGTCGTAGAGTTTTTGTTGAAGAAAAAGAAATTAATCTAACAGCAAAAGAATTTGATTTATTGGAATTATTAGCAATGAACCCTGGAAAGGTATACAGCCGTGAAAAACTTCTAGATGTTGTCTGGGGTTATGATTACCCAGGAGATGTTAGAACAGTTGATGTTCATGTTCGTCGACTAAGAGAGAAGATAGAACCTAATCCAAGTGATCCAATGTACATTTACACAAAATGGGGAGTTGGTTATTATTTTAAAGACTGA
- a CDS encoding helix-hairpin-helix domain-containing protein, with translation MKYTNKSVIITTVFVIGFVISCFAYIISIDKNIKIYTNDEKEGSSNSMEANNREDISQIQEISPIEESEIELIKVHVSGAVAHPDVVYTLEKDSRVEDAIKAAGDLSDEADLKYINLAAKIKDGQKIYIPSKSDDPNEIMNLIADNIKIDTIDGLININTASKIELMTLKGIGESTATKIINYREENGAFQTLEELKYVNGIGEATFESIKNEITK, from the coding sequence TTGAAGTATACAAACAAATCTGTTATTATTACTACAGTATTTGTTATAGGTTTTGTCATTAGCTGTTTTGCATACATCATAAGTATAGATAAAAACATTAAGATTTATACAAATGATGAAAAGGAAGGTTCTTCAAATTCTATGGAAGCCAATAATAGAGAAGATATATCTCAGATACAAGAAATAAGTCCAATAGAAGAATCAGAGATTGAATTAATTAAAGTACATGTTTCAGGAGCAGTTGCGCATCCAGATGTTGTGTATACATTGGAAAAAGATAGTCGAGTTGAAGATGCTATTAAAGCTGCAGGTGATTTATCAGATGAAGCAGACTTGAAATACATTAATCTAGCAGCAAAAATTAAAGATGGACAGAAGATATATATTCCATCAAAAAGTGATGATCCTAATGAAATAATGAATTTAATTGCAGATAATATTAAAATTGATACCATTGATGGGTTGATTAATATTAATACAGCAAGTAAAATAGAATTAATGACATTAAAAGGCATTGGTGAATCCACAGCAACAAAGATTATTAATTATCGTGAAGAAAATGGAGCTTTCCAAACTCTTGAAGAATTAAAGTATGTCAATGGTATTGGTGAAGCTACATTTGAAAGTATTAAAAATGAAATTACTAAGTAG
- a CDS encoding D-alanyl-D-alanine carboxypeptidase family protein, with amino-acid sequence MKKRIAAIFFVFICFFNFSFSISYAAAPGISAGAAILMDAETGEVLYSRNADKVLYPASITKVMTALLAAEKGNLDDVVTMSFEAVFSIERGSSHIALDVDEEITLEQALNGLLLMSANDAANGIAEYIGGSIEGFAEIMTSKAKELGAMNTNFVNPHGLYDENHYTTAYDMALIAREALKYNTFRNIISTTSFEIPPTNKQEETRYLYNQHKMLENPVHRSTYFFDGVIGGKTGYTDQSQHTLVTYAEQDGTTLICVIMNADTQTVMYTDTVNLFNYGFNEVSKLQLNKAHQVVDTLPIYNDVDGEGKGMNKLGYVDVIALEEFIYYGNTEMSEEDVIKKLSFGDPLLSPVYKDEPIGDLQYIYQGTVIGSVPLVAGQTYEKVDTSLISTLQQDISVTPDNGYVDIIYLGVIIIALFFALILLWRIIRHVRRG; translated from the coding sequence ATGAAAAAAAGGATAGCTGCTATTTTTTTTGTCTTCATATGTTTTTTTAATTTCTCATTTTCTATAAGCTATGCTGCTGCACCAGGTATTTCTGCTGGAGCTGCGATTTTAATGGATGCTGAAACCGGGGAGGTATTATATTCTAGAAATGCAGACAAAGTTCTTTATCCCGCCAGTATAACAAAGGTTATGACCGCTTTACTGGCTGCTGAAAAAGGTAATCTGGATGATGTTGTAACGATGAGTTTTGAGGCTGTATTTAGTATAGAACGAGGTAGTAGTCATATTGCTTTAGATGTTGACGAAGAAATTACTTTAGAACAAGCTTTAAATGGCTTATTATTAATGTCTGCTAACGATGCTGCAAATGGTATCGCTGAGTACATAGGTGGATCCATAGAAGGCTTTGCAGAAATAATGACGAGTAAAGCTAAAGAATTAGGCGCTATGAATACTAACTTTGTTAATCCCCATGGCTTATATGATGAAAACCATTATACAACTGCTTATGATATGGCTTTAATTGCTCGGGAAGCCTTAAAGTATAATACCTTTAGAAATATAATTAGCACAACGTCTTTTGAAATACCACCTACTAATAAACAAGAAGAAACCCGTTATCTTTATAATCAGCATAAGATGCTAGAAAATCCTGTACATCGCTCAACCTATTTTTTTGATGGTGTAATCGGCGGTAAAACTGGTTATACAGATCAATCTCAACATACACTTGTCACTTATGCAGAACAGGATGGTACAACATTAATATGTGTTATTATGAATGCAGATACCCAAACCGTCATGTATACAGATACTGTCAATCTCTTTAATTACGGTTTTAATGAAGTTTCTAAATTGCAGTTAAATAAAGCGCATCAAGTAGTTGACACACTTCCCATATATAATGACGTTGATGGCGAAGGTAAAGGTATGAATAAATTGGGTTATGTAGATGTTATTGCATTAGAAGAATTTATCTATTACGGAAATACTGAAATGTCAGAAGAAGATGTCATCAAAAAGTTATCTTTCGGTGATCCATTATTATCTCCTGTTTACAAAGATGAGCCAATCGGTGACTTGCAGTATATTTACCAAGGAACTGTTATCGGTTCAGTTCCATTGGTTGCTGGACAAACTTATGAAAAAGTAGATACTTCTTTAATATCAACGCTGCAACAAGATATTTCTGTAACTCCCGATAATGGATATGTTGATATTATTTATTTAGGTGTAATTATAATTGCGTTATTCTTTGCATTAATTTTATTATGGCGTATTATTAGACATGTGAGAAGGGGCTAA
- a CDS encoding methylglyoxal synthase, which produces MSIKVRMGQQKKIALVAHDKRKKDLLDWVKRNREVLGTHFLFGTGTTGTMISGETNLPVATFKSGPLGGDQQIGSRIIEGDIDFIVFFWDPLEAQPHDPDVKALLRIAVLYDIPCAMNIATADFLFTSELMKEEYEREIIDYGNRIRREF; this is translated from the coding sequence ATGTCAATAAAAGTTAGAATGGGACAGCAAAAGAAAATTGCTTTAGTTGCTCATGACAAAAGGAAAAAAGACCTGCTTGATTGGGTTAAAAGAAATAGAGAAGTTTTAGGAACACATTTTTTATTTGGAACAGGAACAACGGGTACTATGATCTCAGGTGAAACAAACTTACCTGTAGCAACATTTAAATCAGGACCTCTTGGGGGTGACCAACAAATTGGTTCTAGAATTATTGAAGGTGATATAGATTTCATTGTATTCTTCTGGGATCCATTAGAAGCTCAACCACATGACCCTGATGTTAAGGCACTTCTTCGTATAGCAGTATTATATGATATTCCATGTGCTATGAACATAGCCACCGCAGACTTCTTATTCACATCCGAATTAATGAAAGAAGAATATGAACGTGAAATAATTGATTATGGAAATAGAATAAGAAGGGAATTTTAG
- a CDS encoding NAD(+) synthase, translating to MHQYGFVRVGCAVPTLKVGDCINNGNIVIELINEAHNLDIEVLVFPELAISGYTCGDLFMQSKILDESEKQLDRIVKHSVNKNMLIVIGVAVKSDNQVFNASAIINNGRLLGLIPKTYLPNYNEYYEKRWFSSDITRASDTIDICNAKVPFGTDLLFKHKAMKELVVAVEICEDLWVPIPPSSYAALSGAILLLNTSASNELVGKSEFRRNLVRSQSSSCIAAYAYCSSGFGESTTDVVYSGHSLIAENGRILAETERFQINSQITYTDIDIEKMSLDRFKSPGFTEHIAAVGRVKEFREIEFSTKSFVDELVRPISPTPFIPTDNQVRDHRLEEIFSIQTLGLAKRIKHVGNDKVVIGISGGLDSTLALLVCVKTYDLLGMDRKNIIGITMPGFGTTDRTYYNALTMMKELGITQLEISIKDACLQHFKDIDHDPDVHNITYENVQARERTQILMDYANKVNGFVIGTGDLSELALGWATYNGDHMSMYAVNTSIPKTLIKYLVAWVADHEVNENVKRTLIDVVDTPVSPELLPPDEEGNIKQKTEESVGPYELHDFFLFNIVRQGFGPRKIFFLAQSAFEDIYDDSTIYKWLRTFYWRFFSQQFKRSCLPDGPKVGTLSLSPRGDWRMPSDASVNMWLREMDEIKEELL from the coding sequence ATGCATCAATATGGATTTGTTCGAGTAGGTTGTGCTGTTCCTACACTTAAAGTTGGAGACTGTATCAATAATGGGAATATTGTTATCGAATTAATCAACGAAGCCCATAACTTAGATATTGAAGTGTTAGTCTTTCCTGAATTAGCTATAAGCGGTTATACCTGCGGTGATCTTTTTATGCAGAGTAAAATACTTGATGAATCAGAAAAGCAATTAGACCGAATTGTTAAACATAGTGTTAACAAAAATATGTTGATTGTCATTGGTGTTGCTGTTAAAAGTGATAATCAGGTCTTTAATGCATCAGCCATCATCAATAATGGTCGTCTTTTAGGGCTCATCCCAAAAACTTACTTACCCAATTATAATGAATACTATGAAAAACGTTGGTTTTCTTCAGATATTACACGGGCATCTGATACCATTGATATATGTAATGCAAAAGTGCCTTTTGGTACAGACCTTCTTTTTAAACATAAAGCTATGAAAGAACTGGTGGTAGCTGTTGAGATATGTGAGGACTTATGGGTACCTATTCCACCAAGTAGTTATGCTGCGTTAAGCGGAGCAATACTACTTTTGAATACCTCCGCTAGTAATGAACTGGTTGGTAAGAGTGAATTCAGAAGAAATCTAGTTCGTTCACAATCTTCAAGTTGTATTGCTGCCTATGCTTATTGTTCTTCAGGCTTTGGTGAATCAACAACAGATGTCGTCTATAGTGGTCATAGCCTCATAGCTGAAAACGGTAGGATATTAGCTGAAACTGAACGTTTTCAAATCAATAGCCAAATCACCTATACGGATATTGATATTGAAAAAATGAGTCTGGACCGCTTTAAATCCCCAGGATTCACAGAGCATATTGCAGCAGTTGGACGTGTAAAAGAATTTCGTGAAATTGAGTTCTCAACAAAAAGCTTTGTAGATGAGCTCGTTCGCCCTATCAGCCCGACACCATTTATACCAACAGATAATCAAGTCCGCGATCATCGTTTAGAAGAAATTTTTTCTATTCAAACCCTTGGACTTGCTAAACGCATTAAGCATGTGGGTAATGATAAGGTTGTAATTGGTATCTCAGGTGGTCTTGACTCAACACTTGCTTTACTCGTTTGTGTTAAGACCTATGATTTATTGGGTATGGATCGAAAAAATATAATTGGTATAACCATGCCTGGTTTCGGTACAACAGACCGAACTTATTATAATGCATTAACTATGATGAAGGAACTAGGCATTACTCAACTTGAGATTTCTATCAAAGATGCTTGTTTGCAACACTTTAAAGATATTGACCATGATCCTGATGTACACAATATCACTTATGAAAATGTACAAGCTAGAGAAAGAACTCAAATATTGATGGATTATGCTAATAAAGTAAATGGATTTGTTATAGGAACAGGTGATTTATCTGAATTAGCATTAGGTTGGGCAACCTACAATGGTGATCATATGTCCATGTATGCTGTCAATACTTCTATTCCTAAAACTCTTATCAAATACCTTGTTGCTTGGGTGGCAGATCATGAAGTGAATGAAAATGTTAAGCGAACATTAATAGACGTGGTGGATACTCCTGTAAGTCCAGAATTATTACCACCTGATGAAGAAGGTAATATCAAACAGAAAACTGAGGAATCAGTCGGTCCTTATGAATTACATGATTTCTTCTTATTTAATATTGTGCGACAAGGTTTTGGACCAAGAAAAATTTTCTTTTTAGCCCAGAGTGCATTTGAAGATATCTATGATGATTCTACTATTTATAAATGGCTAAGAACCTTTTATTGGCGATTCTTCTCGCAGCAATTTAAGCGTTCATGCCTACCTGATGGTCCAAAAGTAGGAACCCTATCGCTATCCCCTCGTGGTGATTGGCGCATGCCTAGTGATGCCTCAGTAAACATGTGGCTTAGAGAAATGGATGAGATTAAAGAAGAGCTTTTATAA
- a CDS encoding DmpA family aminopeptidase — MQSRRRIRDYGIKIGELKTGVRNAITDVQGVKVGHVTLLDEAKKTGVTAVLPHEGNIFKEKVFAASHVINGFGKSTGLVQIEELGTLETPIILTNTLSVGMAFDSLVDYMLETNEDIGDTTGTVNPVICECNDGRINDIRGKHIKKEHIFKAILSADVDFEEGAVGAGTGMCCYGLKGGIGTSSRDIELDNGNFTVGVLALTNFGEKKDLLVDGEPIGREIICMDQALINEEDRGSVIIIIATDLPMTHRQLKRMCKRAVVGLSRTGSYISNGSGDVVLGFTTKNRMNHYTNDPLMPLDMLHENYMDYVFRGVKEATEESVLNALVTSDAMVDRKGIQRESLSQYMK, encoded by the coding sequence ATGCAATCAAGGAGACGAATAAGAGATTATGGTATTAAAATAGGGGAATTAAAAACTGGTGTTAGAAATGCTATAACTGATGTACAAGGTGTTAAGGTTGGGCATGTTACTTTACTAGATGAAGCAAAGAAAACTGGTGTGACAGCAGTTTTACCTCATGAGGGAAATATATTTAAAGAAAAAGTATTTGCAGCAAGCCATGTTATTAATGGTTTTGGAAAGTCAACGGGGTTAGTTCAAATTGAAGAGTTAGGTACTCTTGAAACTCCCATCATTTTAACAAATACACTTAGTGTTGGAATGGCTTTTGACAGCTTAGTAGATTATATGCTAGAAACGAATGAAGACATTGGGGATACAACAGGAACAGTTAATCCCGTTATTTGCGAATGTAATGATGGAAGAATTAACGATATAAGGGGTAAACATATAAAAAAGGAGCACATTTTTAAAGCTATTCTTTCAGCAGATGTTGATTTTGAGGAAGGTGCCGTTGGAGCAGGCACTGGTATGTGCTGTTATGGACTTAAAGGAGGAATTGGTACTTCATCTAGAGACATTGAATTAGATAATGGCAATTTTACTGTGGGTGTATTAGCCTTAACTAATTTTGGAGAAAAGAAGGATTTGTTAGTAGATGGTGAACCTATAGGACGAGAAATCATCTGTATGGATCAAGCTTTAATAAATGAAGAGGATAGAGGGTCTGTTATCATCATCATTGCTACAGATTTACCAATGACTCATAGGCAGCTTAAACGTATGTGTAAACGAGCAGTCGTAGGTCTCAGTAGAACAGGTTCTTATATCAGCAATGGTAGTGGAGATGTTGTACTTGGTTTCACGACGAAGAATAGAATGAACCATTACACGAATGATCCATTAATGCCTTTGGATATGTTGCATGAAAACTACATGGACTATGTATTCAGAGGTGTGAAGGAAGCGACTGAAGAAAGTGTTTTAAATGCACTTGTAACTTCTGATGCTATGGTAGATCGTAAGGGTATACAGAGGGAATCATTAAGTCAATATATGAAATAA
- a CDS encoding MurR/RpiR family transcriptional regulator, translated as MGGSFFQRYEQYGRQLTKKQKQLAEYVAKNYKTAVFLSSIELGKKVGTSEATVIRLANALGYSGYLEMVKEIREYVKEEITTIDKLERFGMRLNDESTKSIVMANNIKIIKSVSSVLPDEIINKVISDIESHNKIIITGFESSAGMAEYFGYNLTRIIPNVNIVTHNHGNILNVVKNCDEDSFVIALSFPRYSKHVVQLTKMFKENGSKVFGITDSILSPIRPFSDYNVIIPVHEEYTFNLDVSVGVMTILQTIIMEYAATHHEQVEENLNVLEKYNDEYGLFYKS; from the coding sequence ATGGGTGGATCATTCTTTCAACGATATGAACAATATGGTAGACAATTAACGAAGAAACAAAAGCAACTAGCAGAATATGTAGCAAAGAATTATAAAACAGCCGTTTTTTTGTCCAGCATAGAACTAGGGAAAAAAGTAGGAACCAGCGAAGCAACAGTTATTCGATTAGCAAATGCTTTAGGTTATTCAGGTTATTTGGAAATGGTTAAAGAAATACGAGAGTATGTAAAAGAAGAGATTACAACCATTGATAAGCTTGAAAGATTCGGTATGCGTTTAAATGATGAATCAACTAAATCCATTGTTATGGCGAATAATATTAAGATCATTAAATCGGTTAGTAGTGTACTTCCTGATGAGATCATCAACAAAGTTATATCAGATATTGAATCGCATAATAAGATCATTATTACTGGTTTTGAAAGTTCAGCGGGTATGGCAGAATATTTTGGATATAATTTGACACGTATTATACCAAATGTCAACATTGTTACTCATAATCATGGTAATATTCTTAATGTCGTCAAAAATTGTGATGAAGATAGTTTTGTTATTGCCTTAAGCTTTCCGCGATATTCAAAACATGTTGTTCAACTAACTAAAATGTTTAAAGAAAATGGTAGTAAAGTTTTTGGAATAACGGATAGCATCCTATCACCAATAAGACCATTTAGTGACTACAACGTGATTATTCCTGTTCATGAAGAATATACTTTCAACCTAGATGTATCAGTAGGGGTCATGACTATTCTACAAACTATTATTATGGAATATGCGGCAACTCATCATGAACAAGTAGAGGAAAATCTTAATGTTTTGGAAAAATATAATGATGAGTACGGACTCTTTTATAAATCATAA
- a CDS encoding YjfB family protein, whose amino-acid sequence MDIAALSTAMSQMSLAQEVSVAVTSKAMDMTEQTGDAMRHMLEQSVTPHIGGNIDIQV is encoded by the coding sequence ATGGATATTGCCGCGTTGAGTACTGCTATGAGCCAAATGTCTTTAGCTCAAGAAGTTAGTGTTGCAGTTACTAGTAAAGCAATGGATATGACAGAGCAAACTGGTGACGCAATGCGACACATGCTAGAACAAAGTGTAACACCTCATATAGGTGGAAATATTGATATACAAGTTTAG
- a CDS encoding ABC transporter ATP-binding protein has product MIRVENLTKEFKNYTRGKGLKGTVKSLFHRDYTLTKAVDQVSFDIDEGEIIGYIGANGAGKSTTIKMMTGILVPSSGACIVNGKVPYDNRIDNAKNIGVVFGQKTQLWWDLPLGETYSILKEIYEVSDEDYQERLNYFKEVLEIDQFMDKTVRTLSLGQRMRADLAAAMLHNPKVLYLDEPTIGLDVVVKERIRTAIKDMNQKYKTTIILTTHDMSDIEELCNRIIIIDKGKIIYDGEIEKIKKEYGYTRTVTIEIRESIGDEEVLANLNQVFNLSEENLNASKEENVIKITFNREKISVSEIMGYMLKKVNVIDFSISETDIEEIVKKLYIEA; this is encoded by the coding sequence ATGATAAGAGTAGAAAATCTAACAAAAGAATTTAAAAATTATACGAGAGGAAAAGGTTTAAAAGGAACGGTTAAATCTTTATTTCATCGTGATTACACCTTAACAAAAGCAGTTGATCAAGTATCCTTTGACATCGATGAAGGTGAGATCATAGGGTATATAGGTGCCAATGGAGCAGGGAAATCAACAACAATCAAAATGATGACAGGTATCTTAGTGCCTTCATCAGGAGCGTGTATTGTCAATGGAAAAGTCCCCTATGATAATAGGATTGATAATGCTAAAAATATTGGGGTCGTATTCGGGCAAAAAACACAGCTTTGGTGGGATTTGCCTTTAGGAGAAACATATTCTATTTTGAAGGAGATTTATGAAGTATCTGACGAGGATTATCAGGAGCGTTTGAATTACTTCAAAGAGGTTTTAGAAATAGACCAATTTATGGATAAGACTGTTAGAACATTATCTCTTGGTCAGAGAATGAGAGCTGATTTAGCGGCAGCCATGTTACATAATCCTAAAGTTCTGTATCTCGATGAACCAACAATAGGTCTAGATGTAGTAGTGAAAGAGCGTATTAGAACAGCTATTAAGGATATGAATCAAAAATATAAGACAACTATTATATTAACAACTCATGATATGAGTGATATTGAAGAATTATGTAATCGAATCATTATCATTGACAAAGGTAAAATCATATACGATGGTGAAATCGAAAAAATTAAAAAGGAGTATGGCTATACACGAACTGTCACCATTGAAATTAGAGAATCAATTGGTGATGAAGAGGTATTGGCTAATCTCAATCAAGTTTTTAATCTCAGCGAAGAGAATTTAAACGCATCTAAAGAAGAGAATGTTATTAAGATTACTTTTAATCGTGAAAAGATATCAGTGTCAGAAATTATGGGATACATGCTTAAGAAAGTAAATGTTATAGACTTTAGCATAAGCGAGACTGATATTGAAGAGATTGTTAAGAAGCTGTATATAGAAGCATAG